A genomic segment from Fuerstiella sp. encodes:
- a CDS encoding VanZ family protein, whose amino-acid sequence MTRPIRGRIPLILLPGVLVLICLVFPFPLAGRLWSELFDLAHAPVFCGLLLIFVKFFDPYRTGLSPAYDQSSRFAGGQMMVISGGCVLLGCAGEYLQSFVGRSPSVRDLVSNAAGVLAGVLWMCSRKTTGGREKLFVTASFMVLVLATLKPALGIWGAVIQQRDFPLLASFERRVDLGAWTEQQAVIRRTSEWASHGKHSLRLDFCPGRFSGIRLMWPVMDWRGYDRFACDIHNTASVSINLTLKIHDRAHVDQAGESADCYEIQFTVPPTTVRSLCVKLVDVADAPESRSMNLDQIASVELFTAGLTAGHGVLVDNMRLLIDESFPVDGEPMSDVSQH is encoded by the coding sequence TTGACTCGGCCGATCCGTGGTCGTATCCCGCTGATACTCCTGCCGGGAGTATTGGTTCTGATTTGTTTGGTCTTTCCGTTTCCGTTGGCGGGCCGGTTGTGGTCTGAGCTGTTTGACCTGGCCCACGCCCCGGTGTTTTGCGGGCTGCTGCTGATATTTGTCAAGTTTTTTGATCCATACCGTACCGGACTGTCTCCAGCTTACGATCAATCATCTCGATTCGCTGGCGGTCAGATGATGGTGATTTCCGGAGGATGTGTGCTGCTTGGCTGCGCGGGAGAGTACCTGCAGAGTTTTGTCGGAAGAAGTCCGTCAGTCAGAGATCTGGTCTCCAATGCTGCCGGCGTTCTTGCCGGAGTTCTCTGGATGTGCAGTCGGAAGACTACCGGAGGTCGGGAAAAATTGTTCGTGACTGCTTCATTTATGGTACTTGTGCTGGCGACATTGAAGCCGGCACTGGGAATTTGGGGAGCCGTCATTCAACAACGCGATTTTCCATTGCTGGCTTCGTTTGAACGACGCGTTGATCTTGGTGCATGGACCGAACAGCAGGCAGTGATCAGGCGCACCTCTGAATGGGCCAGTCACGGGAAACACTCACTGCGTCTGGACTTTTGTCCTGGTCGTTTTTCGGGGATTAGGTTGATGTGGCCGGTAATGGACTGGCGTGGTTACGACCGGTTTGCCTGTGACATCCACAATACCGCATCCGTGTCGATTAATCTGACATTGAAAATCCATGACCGGGCACATGTGGATCAGGCAGGCGAATCGGCGGACTGTTATGAAATTCAATTCACGGTTCCGCCGACGACCGTGCGTTCGTTGTGCGTAAAACTGGTCGACGTAGCGGATGCCCCGGAATCTCGGTCAATGAATCTGGATCAGATCGCGTCTGTTGAACTGTTCACAGCCGGTCTGACGGCCGGCCATGGTGTACTGGTGGACAACATGAGATTACTAATCGACGAATCGTTTCCGGTGGACGGGGAACCGATGTCTGACGTGAGTCAACATTAG
- a CDS encoding glucuronate isomerase, which translates to MSATAEILSELETLRLIDPHTHINPRAASSDSLADILGYHYYTELAHSAGLPRDQIEEPGIDPKEKVARLVPWLATIENTAQYSWLLEMCQVFFGFEGSLIDESNWEALYDSSQKLMQTKEWESTVLETSKLDQVYLTNDFDDDLTGFDTRLYVPCLRTDDLVFGLQNSEVRDRLTVATGVTAKDSVTLRQAAGSLFDYFAANNARACAISLPPDFSPESVSDARADILLEKTAANQTLDTSEGRELSCFVFRCLAEQCADRKFPFDLMIGVNRKVYENGVYQGQDLYDKRVSLIQYRQLFNTFPQVTFPVSVLSETSGQELVSYAWIFPNVVPHGHWWYSNIPVFIEKDCRSRLQAVPRTKQIGYYSDMYKLEFALPKFAMYRRILARVLATDFVRDRNWTVLQAVELGRQILRGNVERVFGA; encoded by the coding sequence ATGTCCGCTACAGCCGAGATTCTGTCAGAACTTGAAACACTGCGTTTGATTGATCCCCATACTCACATTAATCCCCGTGCGGCCTCGTCAGATTCGCTTGCTGATATTCTTGGATACCACTACTACACGGAACTGGCGCACTCCGCCGGTCTTCCTCGTGATCAAATTGAAGAGCCCGGCATCGATCCAAAAGAAAAAGTGGCTCGTCTGGTGCCCTGGCTGGCAACGATTGAAAACACGGCGCAATACAGCTGGCTACTGGAAATGTGCCAGGTCTTCTTTGGTTTCGAAGGGAGCCTTATTGACGAATCCAACTGGGAAGCCCTCTATGATTCCTCACAGAAACTGATGCAGACAAAGGAATGGGAATCCACCGTTCTGGAAACAAGCAAACTCGATCAGGTCTATCTGACCAACGATTTTGACGATGATCTTACCGGCTTTGATACTCGGTTATATGTTCCCTGCCTGAGAACAGACGATCTGGTCTTTGGTCTTCAGAATTCTGAAGTGCGTGATCGACTGACGGTGGCCACCGGGGTTACGGCGAAAGATTCCGTGACATTACGGCAGGCGGCGGGATCACTGTTCGATTATTTCGCGGCCAATAATGCACGAGCGTGTGCGATTTCCCTGCCCCCGGACTTTTCTCCGGAATCTGTCAGTGATGCTCGTGCGGACATTCTCCTGGAAAAAACAGCAGCGAATCAGACACTGGACACATCGGAGGGCAGGGAACTCAGCTGTTTCGTATTCCGATGCCTGGCAGAACAGTGTGCAGACCGGAAGTTTCCTTTCGATCTCATGATTGGCGTCAATCGGAAAGTCTATGAAAATGGTGTCTATCAGGGACAGGATCTGTATGACAAACGCGTGTCACTGATTCAGTATCGTCAACTGTTCAACACGTTTCCGCAGGTAACATTTCCGGTATCGGTCCTGTCTGAAACAAGCGGACAGGAACTGGTGAGCTACGCCTGGATTTTTCCGAACGTCGTGCCGCATGGTCACTGGTGGTATTCGAATATTCCGGTATTCATCGAAAAGGACTGCCGCAGTCGGCTGCAGGCGGTCCCCCGCACCAAACAGATCGGCTACTACAGCGATATGTATAAGCTGGAGTTTGCTCTGCCGAAATTCGCAATGTATCGTCGAATCCTGGCCCGGGTGCTTGCAACTGACTTCGTACGTGATCGCAATTGGACTGTGCTGCAGGCCGTTGAGCTGGGACGTCAGATTCTGCGGGGAAATGTCGAACGGGTCTTTGGAGCGTAA
- a CDS encoding aldehyde dehydrogenase family protein, with protein MSTTAAGPELHSDVSTFLSKSLHKAYVNGQWVEASSDATFNVVDPGSGSRIATVTSLQKADVDAAVDAADAAFNKGTWSKMPVNERGAVLHRIAEAVEQRLHEFAQVESLDCGKVYDQAVGDIQGLIETFRYFADLAQAVNYRNVLAVKGHEAWVARHAWGPCGFIIPWNFPFLLAGWGLGPALAAGNTCVLKPAEDTPLSALYLCQVIQELDLLPPGVLNVLPGEGETAGAAVAANPKFRRMSFTGSPEVGRLVAEVCGRNLVPVKLELGGKGAAVVFDDVDIPETAQKLVEAITFHTGQVCCDATRWLIQKDIYDNFVDECITRMKSVNVGYQMDDGTQMGPVVNQKQRERVLGYLEKGVAEGAELVLEGGAADVAGRDGYFVKPALIAGSLNNVAAREEIFGPVAFLSPFENEAEGLRLANNTDYGLGNSVWSSDLSRCARVAESFESGNGWINAHNVIVHGVPYGGVGKSGMGGGVISPETLNDYLRPISVVRPL; from the coding sequence ATGTCAACAACTGCGGCCGGGCCCGAACTGCACTCCGACGTTTCTACGTTTCTTTCAAAGTCCCTCCACAAGGCGTATGTGAACGGCCAGTGGGTGGAGGCATCCTCAGACGCCACTTTCAACGTGGTCGATCCGGGTTCAGGCAGCAGAATTGCCACGGTGACCAGCCTGCAGAAGGCCGACGTCGACGCAGCGGTCGACGCGGCTGACGCTGCTTTCAACAAAGGCACCTGGTCAAAGATGCCCGTCAATGAACGTGGTGCCGTACTGCACCGTATCGCGGAGGCGGTGGAGCAGCGGCTTCATGAGTTTGCTCAGGTTGAGTCTCTCGACTGTGGTAAGGTGTACGATCAGGCGGTTGGCGACATTCAGGGCCTGATTGAAACATTCCGCTACTTCGCAGATCTCGCACAAGCGGTGAACTACCGCAACGTTCTGGCTGTGAAAGGACACGAAGCCTGGGTCGCCCGACATGCATGGGGGCCGTGCGGATTCATTATTCCCTGGAACTTCCCGTTTCTGCTTGCCGGATGGGGACTCGGACCGGCACTGGCAGCCGGCAATACGTGTGTTCTGAAACCGGCTGAAGACACACCGCTGTCTGCACTCTATTTATGTCAAGTGATACAGGAACTCGATTTGTTACCGCCAGGAGTCCTGAACGTTTTGCCAGGCGAAGGAGAAACCGCGGGAGCTGCTGTTGCCGCCAATCCAAAATTCCGCCGTATGAGTTTCACAGGTTCCCCCGAAGTCGGACGTCTGGTTGCAGAGGTTTGTGGTCGTAATCTTGTGCCTGTCAAGCTGGAACTCGGCGGCAAGGGTGCTGCTGTCGTCTTTGACGACGTCGATATTCCGGAGACAGCTCAAAAACTCGTCGAAGCAATCACCTTCCACACAGGACAGGTGTGCTGTGATGCAACTCGATGGCTGATTCAGAAAGATATTTACGACAATTTCGTAGATGAATGCATTACCAGGATGAAGTCTGTCAATGTCGGTTACCAGATGGACGATGGGACGCAGATGGGACCGGTCGTGAATCAGAAGCAGCGTGAACGCGTCCTGGGTTATCTGGAGAAGGGCGTTGCCGAAGGAGCAGAGCTTGTGCTCGAGGGCGGGGCCGCTGATGTCGCCGGCCGTGACGGTTATTTCGTCAAGCCGGCACTGATCGCCGGTTCGCTCAACAATGTTGCCGCCCGTGAGGAGATTTTCGGCCCCGTTGCTTTTCTCTCTCCGTTCGAAAACGAAGCGGAAGGACTGCGTCTGGCCAACAATACGGACTATGGACTGGGCAACAGCGTATGGTCTTCCGATCTGTCACGCTGTGCTCGTGTGGCTGAATCGTTTGAATCCGGAAATGGCTGGATCAACGCGCACAATGTCATCGTCCATGGTGTGCCGTACGGCGGTGTGGGAAAGAGCGGCATGGGTGGCGGAGTCATTTCTCCGGAAACACTCAATGATTACCTGAGACCAATTTCCGTCGTCAGACCGTTGTGA
- a CDS encoding SpoIIE family protein phosphatase, producing the protein MARLVLLLDGKATPYELTRLPVQLGRHPDCDVHLDSGMVSRFHARLVRDQNRYLLEDLGSGNGSFLNGRQLDPNTPQELRNGDRIKLGPMKLRFEKDVSNQVGTDTFELTTGLELSDYDTSTIMGSADASGYGFLEVRPEDKLRGILKINEALSRTVELTNIAPKILDTLFDIFPQADRGMILIKDDSAAPLIPVAQKHRNDSIDESVRMSRTILDRVLNDCSGILSADAASDSRFSASESISSLTIHSMMCVPLLNLEDDPFGVISLDTQNPLKRFTEDDLQLLLAVATQAAHSYENTRLLVSHVEKQKQDKEMVIARNVQRALLPDRLPEVDGYCFYASYDSAQAVGGDYFDCFQISDTKVCVAFGDVAGKGVPGALIMSRISSVVQNTLSFTDDVSLAVRRINDHMCHKMVEGRFVTFIIGVLDLKKNTFTFANAGHMSPLIRHNSGVVSEVDDASIGIPVGIMQDYPYEVEKHQIEPGDTWVLITDGVDEAMDPDSNLYSKDRVRRFVGSNQHTPEELCRALLTDVRTHAAGRAQNDDITIMVFGRNG; encoded by the coding sequence ATGGCTCGCCTTGTTTTGTTGCTTGATGGTAAAGCGACACCTTACGAATTGACCCGGCTCCCGGTTCAGCTCGGCCGGCATCCGGACTGCGACGTTCATCTGGATTCGGGAATGGTATCGCGATTTCACGCCCGGCTGGTACGCGATCAAAATCGATATTTGCTGGAGGATCTGGGCAGCGGCAATGGTTCTTTTCTTAATGGCAGACAACTGGATCCCAACACGCCTCAGGAACTGCGAAACGGTGATCGAATCAAACTGGGTCCTATGAAGCTGCGGTTCGAAAAGGATGTCTCGAACCAGGTGGGTACGGACACGTTTGAGCTGACGACGGGCCTCGAGCTGAGTGACTATGACACAAGCACAATCATGGGCTCCGCCGATGCCAGCGGGTATGGTTTTCTGGAGGTGCGCCCGGAAGACAAGCTTCGAGGCATTCTGAAGATCAACGAAGCACTGTCTCGTACGGTTGAATTAACCAATATTGCGCCAAAAATCCTCGATACACTGTTCGACATCTTCCCTCAGGCAGATCGTGGAATGATCCTGATCAAGGATGATTCCGCCGCACCACTGATTCCGGTAGCACAGAAGCATCGAAACGATTCCATTGATGAATCCGTTCGAATGAGTCGAACGATTCTCGATCGCGTACTCAATGATTGCAGCGGAATTCTGTCAGCCGATGCGGCGAGCGATTCGCGATTTAGCGCCAGTGAATCGATTTCCAGTCTAACCATCCATTCAATGATGTGTGTCCCGCTGCTGAATCTGGAGGACGATCCGTTCGGTGTAATCAGCCTGGACACTCAGAATCCGCTGAAGCGATTTACAGAGGATGATCTGCAGCTACTGCTGGCCGTGGCCACACAGGCAGCCCATTCCTACGAAAACACGCGACTGCTGGTTTCTCACGTGGAGAAACAAAAGCAGGACAAGGAAATGGTCATTGCCCGAAATGTGCAACGCGCTTTGTTACCGGACCGATTACCTGAAGTGGATGGATATTGCTTTTATGCCTCCTACGACTCGGCTCAGGCGGTTGGCGGTGACTACTTTGACTGTTTTCAGATCAGTGACACCAAAGTTTGTGTAGCATTCGGAGACGTAGCCGGGAAGGGGGTTCCAGGCGCTTTAATCATGTCAAGAATCTCCAGTGTTGTACAAAATACTCTGAGTTTCACCGACGATGTCAGTCTGGCGGTCCGCAGAATCAATGATCATATGTGTCATAAAATGGTCGAAGGACGCTTCGTCACCTTCATCATTGGTGTACTTGACCTGAAGAAAAATACGTTCACATTCGCGAATGCGGGACACATGTCACCTTTGATTCGACACAACTCCGGTGTGGTCAGCGAAGTCGATGATGCTTCAATCGGAATTCCTGTGGGAATTATGCAGGACTATCCGTACGAGGTTGAGAAACATCAAATCGAACCTGGTGACACATGGGTTCTCATCACTGACGGTGTCGATGAAGCTATGGATCCGGATTCAAATTTGTATAGCAAAGACCGTGTCAGGCGTTTCGTTGGCAGCAACCAACACACACCCGAAGAATTGTGCAGGGCTTTGCTGACAGACGTGCGCACGCACGCTGCCGGTCGTGCACAGAACGATGACATCACCATCATGGTATTTGGTCGAAACGGCTAA
- a CDS encoding Gfo/Idh/MocA family oxidoreductase — MSESICNWGILSTANIAMKNWHSIALSGNGRVVAVGSRNSAKAQSFINACQASVPVAHHVDAVEGYENLLARDDIDAVYLPLPTALRTEWVIKAANAGKHVMVEKPCGVTSTDVQQILEACRTNNVQFMDGVMFMHSDRLPAMRAVLDDGVSIGPLRRITSHFSFCAEDDFFSSNIRGSGGLEPAGCLGDLGWYTIRFSQWVMNFEMPVEVRGRILQGVQRQDSTEVVPVEFQGELHYAGGVSATFFNSFRSHNQQLAIVCGALGDLQLNDYVLPFYDRELSFEVSNHSFEMDACRFNMARHTQQISVKEYANNAADAQETKLFRNFADLVNSGRLDDHWPKITLQTQQILDAALRSAQNGSEPVPLQETAAV, encoded by the coding sequence ATGTCTGAATCAATCTGTAACTGGGGCATCCTGAGTACTGCAAATATAGCCATGAAAAACTGGCACTCGATTGCATTGTCCGGCAACGGTCGAGTGGTTGCCGTTGGCAGTCGCAACTCTGCGAAAGCTCAGTCATTTATTAATGCCTGCCAGGCGTCCGTTCCGGTTGCGCATCACGTAGATGCAGTTGAAGGTTATGAAAATCTTCTGGCCCGGGATGATATCGATGCGGTCTATTTGCCGCTTCCTACTGCACTGCGAACCGAATGGGTAATCAAAGCTGCCAATGCCGGTAAACATGTGATGGTGGAAAAACCCTGCGGAGTCACCTCTACCGACGTGCAGCAGATACTTGAGGCCTGCCGTACCAACAACGTGCAGTTCATGGACGGTGTGATGTTTATGCATAGTGACAGGCTGCCGGCCATGCGAGCGGTGCTGGACGACGGCGTCAGTATTGGCCCGCTGAGACGTATTACCAGTCACTTCAGTTTTTGTGCAGAAGACGATTTTTTTTCCTCCAACATTCGTGGCAGCGGCGGGCTGGAACCGGCAGGCTGTCTTGGTGATCTGGGCTGGTACACCATTCGTTTTTCACAATGGGTGATGAACTTCGAAATGCCGGTCGAAGTTCGAGGTCGGATTCTTCAGGGCGTACAGCGCCAGGACAGCACAGAAGTCGTTCCGGTCGAGTTTCAGGGGGAACTGCACTATGCCGGCGGTGTGTCAGCAACGTTCTTCAATTCTTTTCGGTCACACAATCAACAGCTGGCTATTGTGTGTGGTGCTCTCGGAGATCTGCAGTTGAATGATTATGTACTGCCGTTTTACGATCGCGAACTGTCTTTTGAAGTTTCCAACCACTCATTTGAGATGGATGCCTGCCGGTTCAATATGGCCCGCCACACGCAACAGATCAGCGTCAAAGAGTACGCCAACAATGCAGCTGATGCACAGGAAACCAAACTGTTCCGCAATTTCGCGGACCTGGTGAATTCCGGCCGGCTGGATGATCACTGGCCGAAGATCACACTACAGACTCAACAGATTCTTGATGCCGCCCTCAGGTCGGCGCAGAACGGCAGCGAACCTGTTCCGCTGCAGGAGACTGCAGCAGTCTGA
- a CDS encoding tetratricopeptide repeat protein translates to MRNIFLSVCILAITGCGSETPQSEEVASGVTLNLQNPDREQTVVPRLSQEERKTIEQLIASARQAADLQKSPQAIEALSQAIGIDPSDTRLLRMRADIYASAGELASARADFSSAILSDPVNAALRNVRGYFLMTNGVYEDALSDFAEAIRLDPRFAVAWNNRGLVYLRQGKFSEAVEQFTMAVECDPECVDGWNNIGFAQMKQGNLKQALLNIERAIQLNPSYVAAWNNRGLINLRLKDYEAACTAFTKAIEHDDLDARWYGHRQVALRELKRFDEVAADQRTIAWIQRLTQLTRHLNRNQKDAARWVDRGDCLAVGERYEAAINNYTNALTLEPSNTDALNARARIHAQTGHLQKALDDCEKSLVIEASLEAFSIRGETWLVMNNLDQAIEDFESARRLDETFAQAYRDRGARRHSNGDQTGAEKDFQAAQRIEDALAGRLPSTNTEPIPFPESE, encoded by the coding sequence ATGCGTAATATTTTTCTCAGCGTTTGTATTCTGGCGATCACCGGTTGCGGTTCGGAGACGCCGCAATCGGAAGAGGTTGCTTCCGGTGTCACGTTGAATTTACAGAATCCGGACCGGGAACAGACCGTCGTTCCACGATTGAGTCAGGAGGAGCGAAAGACGATTGAGCAGTTGATTGCCAGTGCTCGACAGGCGGCTGATCTTCAAAAGAGTCCGCAGGCCATTGAAGCACTCAGCCAGGCTATTGGAATTGACCCGTCGGACACGCGGCTGCTTCGGATGCGCGCTGATATCTATGCTTCCGCAGGTGAACTGGCCAGCGCCCGTGCTGATTTCAGTTCAGCAATCCTCTCAGATCCCGTAAACGCAGCACTGCGCAACGTTCGGGGTTATTTTTTGATGACGAACGGGGTTTATGAGGACGCTTTAAGTGACTTCGCCGAGGCAATCAGACTGGATCCCAGGTTCGCGGTGGCCTGGAACAATCGTGGTTTGGTTTACCTGCGGCAGGGAAAATTCAGTGAGGCCGTTGAGCAGTTCACGATGGCTGTTGAGTGCGACCCCGAATGCGTAGATGGCTGGAACAATATCGGGTTTGCACAAATGAAACAGGGAAATCTGAAACAGGCGTTGCTAAATATTGAGCGTGCGATTCAGCTGAATCCGAGCTATGTGGCGGCGTGGAATAATCGAGGTCTGATCAACCTGAGACTTAAAGACTATGAAGCCGCCTGTACCGCATTTACCAAAGCGATAGAACATGACGATCTTGATGCACGCTGGTACGGACACCGCCAGGTTGCTTTGCGGGAATTGAAACGATTTGATGAGGTCGCCGCCGATCAGCGGACAATAGCGTGGATTCAGCGTCTGACGCAGTTAACCCGACATCTGAATCGGAATCAGAAGGACGCCGCACGCTGGGTTGACAGAGGAGACTGTCTGGCAGTAGGGGAGCGGTACGAGGCAGCGATTAATAACTATACGAATGCATTGACTCTGGAACCGTCGAATACGGATGCGCTGAATGCCCGTGCGCGGATTCACGCACAGACTGGTCACCTGCAAAAGGCACTCGATGATTGTGAAAAATCGCTTGTGATTGAGGCCTCACTGGAAGCATTCTCGATTCGTGGTGAAACCTGGCTGGTGATGAATAACCTCGACCAGGCAATCGAAGACTTCGAATCCGCCCGGCGTCTCGACGAAACGTTCGCACAGGCCTATCGTGATCGTGGGGCACGGCGCCACAGCAATGGGGACCAAACCGGTGCCGAGAAAGATTTCCAGGCCGCGCAACGGATCGAGGACGCACTGGCCGGACGACTGCCATCGACAAATACAGAGCCGATTCCGTTTCCGGAGAGTGAATAG
- a CDS encoding NAD(P)-dependent glycerol-3-phosphate dehydrogenase: MTLFTSLRHEYIACNADNDYFVSFDTMPFGDNHQCCEMPMPDDFHNPRTSEVIAVLGGGSMGTACASVLARNHRHSVRLWVRNPTFAAHIDETRENSRLLPGVRLPETVQVSDDFTVVLQGATIGLICIPTKGIRSACKLTGPAIAPSTLLVSAVKGIEVDTLLRPSQILQELLGARPVVALGGPCHAEELARGQPTSVVAACDERPHAERVRDTLSGETLRVYSNGDLQGVELGGALKNVIAIAAGICDGLQLGDNAKSGLITRGLAEMTRFCRIMSVAPETLYGLAGIGDLIATCGSQHSRNRHVGDLLGQGWTLTAIENSMNAVAEGVLTARSVRNLSREYQIEMPIVEVVCQVLFEGRSPQAATHDLMQRPLRSE, translated from the coding sequence GTGACTCTGTTCACCTCGCTTCGTCACGAATACATTGCCTGCAACGCCGACAATGATTATTTCGTCTCGTTTGATACGATGCCGTTCGGCGACAATCACCAGTGCTGCGAGATGCCAATGCCTGATGACTTTCACAATCCACGCACATCTGAAGTGATCGCGGTCTTGGGCGGCGGGTCTATGGGCACGGCCTGTGCGTCTGTTCTGGCCCGGAATCATCGACATTCGGTACGTCTGTGGGTGCGTAATCCCACATTTGCCGCACATATTGATGAGACTCGTGAAAATAGTCGACTACTGCCAGGCGTTCGCCTGCCGGAGACAGTTCAGGTCTCAGACGACTTCACGGTGGTTTTGCAGGGTGCCACAATCGGACTGATCTGCATCCCGACAAAGGGCATTCGGTCAGCATGCAAACTCACTGGTCCTGCAATCGCACCCTCCACGCTGCTGGTGAGCGCGGTGAAAGGAATCGAGGTCGACACACTGCTTCGGCCCAGTCAGATTTTGCAGGAATTACTCGGAGCACGACCGGTCGTCGCTCTGGGTGGTCCCTGTCACGCTGAAGAACTGGCCCGAGGGCAGCCGACATCAGTTGTTGCAGCCTGCGATGAACGGCCACATGCAGAACGTGTTCGGGATACGTTGTCCGGTGAAACACTCCGGGTCTATTCGAATGGAGATCTTCAGGGGGTCGAACTGGGTGGAGCCCTGAAAAACGTCATCGCGATTGCAGCCGGCATCTGTGACGGACTCCAGCTGGGAGACAATGCGAAATCAGGACTGATTACTCGCGGTCTCGCCGAAATGACACGGTTTTGTCGAATCATGTCGGTCGCACCTGAAACGTTGTACGGACTGGCCGGAATCGGAGATCTCATTGCTACCTGCGGCAGTCAGCACAGCCGTAACCGACACGTTGGAGATTTGCTGGGACAGGGCTGGACACTCACCGCAATTGAAAATTCAATGAATGCTGTTGCCGAAGGTGTACTGACTGCACGCAGTGTCCGAAACCTGAGTCGGGAATATCAGATCGAAATGCCAATCGTGGAAGTTGTCTGCCAGGTGTTGTTTGAAGGGCGGTCCCCCCAGGCGGCTACGCACGATCTCATGCAACGTCCTCTTCGATCCGAATAA